In Cicer arietinum cultivar CDC Frontier isolate Library 1 chromosome 7, Cicar.CDCFrontier_v2.0, whole genome shotgun sequence, the genomic window CCAATTCAGTGAAAAGGGAGTTTCTTTGTGTGTGTTTTGGTTTGTTTGGAGTTAGTGATTTAACTTTGGTTTGCATTGGATTGGTGATAAACATCTCTATCAACACGGCCATGACCTACTTAGACTTGGTCTTTTTATCAAATGCATGtcctctatttattttaattataattattattttttaaatccaTTTATTTGAAGTATAGTTTTGCAAgttttataaacttttaaaatggacactcgttatttttttaaactcgTCTTATAATTGAAAAGctttaattcaaaataacaaTATAGGTATCTTATTGATCCATTTTCCTCATCTTAAATTCACTTATTGACAAACAGTTATTTACTTTCTCTTTTTATAACTGAAACCCCTGACCATTTTCATAAGGTGGTCGAATACCTTAGATCATCCCAATGTGGATTTCTTTTGAAGTGATGCTCAATTGCTCATTAGGCACCCATTGGGGAGTGAAAGCttcttttctcaaaaaaaaaactaatccaAATTTTGAACAAACTAAAACTAATCCAAATTTTGAACAAACTAAAACTAATCCAAATGTGTATTTTACATGTTTAGTTTAATCAATCTAGACGTATAGAGTTAGTAGTGAGAGTGTTCACCGAGGGAGAAATAACACAATTTATCTAAGCACTCTCTCGCTTCCCCTCTAATGTGCAAGTTTCACAAAgaaagttattaaaaaatataatagacatatagttataaaaatataaattatttgttgaaatataataatgtttAGTTATTGATGAGatcaattttgttaattttttagagTTATCGCATTTAacattaaaaatcataaatgatGATTCAATGCTTGATAGGTATTATACTAATATTAAAAACTACTATTAAAAATGAGTGAGATGTACTTGTTGAACTACTTGGGTACTCATTTAAAGAGTTCAACATTCTAGATGTGTTTAACCACTCATATCGAATCCCTTATCGTAATTttgattgaattatattttcaacTCTAAAATAGTATATTGCTATTCGTATgatactattattttttcaacattgttAATACCTATTTCTAAAttatgtcatatatatatatatatatatatatccttttGATCACCCAAAAAGAGAATTTAACGGCAGAAACAGACTGATATGTTGTTctaaaaaaacacatatttagCAATCAATAATgagtatgttttattttaaacttgtttataatattttataatcaatcaaatattagaagcttgaaattatttaatcaaCTTTACAGTTTCCGGCCACTTTAGCAAATCATTCTTCAATTATTATTCATTAGCAAGTCCAATTGTCCAAGCGACAGCCTACAAAGCGCTGGGGATGGGTTGGCACATAAGATTCTTATCGAGCCCTTTAGGTCAAATAATCTTATCATACCCTATTCATTTGAACTACTTCAGAAGCCGAGGGAAGCTCCTAAAATGGTAGATGTCGCAATTTCAGGGACGAGCCATAACAGCGTGTTAGAGATATTGATACCAAAATCTTTAACATAAAGAGTATATCAGTTACTTATCActtatatttttcaacatttcTCTGCTCACAAGTCTTTAAAGTGAATCCCACGACAATGAAGAGCAGCACGAGATCATTAAGCTTTAAGGAATGGGTTACTTAAGACCAATCCTAAATATTGGCAACCATCGACTAAATACTCAGTTCAATAGAAAGACAAACTCTATCAAGGTATGAAAGAGGATAGAACTCTGTCAAGGTTTAAGTTATAGACCATAATGATTGACACATTTTGACTCAACCTTAAAAAACACTTACATTGTCATTGCACAActataataaacttttaattaaCAGAGGAAGACTTCATGACTTGCCATTTGTATTTCCAACCTAGTCTTGACTTCATACCAGAAAAAACCTAAAGAAAAGGGCAGTGAGAGGCGAAGGGATAGTAAAATAGATCACATAGTCATCTAAAGATGAAATTTCATGAGCGCATGCCAATGACCATTCTACTAACCATCTGAAATATCGTTGTACAACACGATATTTAATGCAAAAAATTAGCCTGTCACTCGTAAAATATCCGTATACAAATTCACCCTCTTTTAAAATAGTGTTGTATTTAGCCGTGAAAGCCCTCCAATAGTCCAATCTACTATTCTTGCCCAATATACGCAAATGAAATTCTACCGTGGCATGTAGAATGTATAGTCTAGCCAGCTTTCTCGCTTTCTTAAGCATTAACAAGACAACATGAAGTATTTTCGAGTAGCACAACAAATGTATATATTtagaataaatcataatttgTTGAAACAGAATATGCAATTTTGATCAGAAGTTCAATCTATCAAACATTTCTCCAGACTAAGGTCAAGGGATCTTAAAACTTGATTGAGAATCAAATGATCAAACTTGCTTTCTAGATTGTGCAGCACATCTGCaagaaagtaaaaaatatacaGGAACAAAAAAGGCATACGAGTATGAGTTGAATGATGCATCAATTGGTTGGTATCACTAATCACAAAGTTGCAGAAACGTGTGCAATATTGCGAAGACTATGCCTAGTCCAGAGGCAAAATGCGAACCTTCTTTTTAAGATTGGCTCTGATCAAGCAAAATCCCTTGAATTAGTGTGTACCTCTGCCAGTGGATTAGTGATGAAATCTCCATTAAGCCTGAGTCTTTGGCTTGTAAATCTAGTTTCAATGTTCCTGCCAGCTGGGTAGTGCATGGCAGCAAGTGATGGAGCACCACGACGTCTAGAGAATGGCGAGGATGTATACTGGCCCTGTGTTTTCCTCCAGAATTTGGAGCTCAAGAATTCTGCTCCGGGTAGCAAGCAGCATGTATTACGAGGGACATCAGAATTAGTCATCCTTCCGTTTGATACAGCCAAATCATAAGAAATCTCATCCAATGCCAACTCCAGGCCATGTACACGGGTCTCTAATGATTGCATTCCATTTTGTGAGCTTCCAATGAATTTCTGTAAGAATATAGGGGCGCATGTTGGAGATGttcattattaaaaaactaGCACATGCATCATGTAAATATGACAGAGAAAAGAATGaatctttaaaacaaaataatagtatattaaCCGGTCTTCCTTCCAGAAATTTGCAGACAAAAAACAGcacagaaaaaaaaacaaatactcGGTGTTAAGAATTAGCAACAAACCTGCAGAAGATCAAGTAAATTTGACTGTTGCTTCTCAATTTGGTGTAACTGGTTGCGGATCAAAGATAATTCTTCACTCTCTTTCTCATTCTTAAAAAGATCTTTGGAGACATTACTATCAGGAACTGAGTCTTGACTCTCTTCGTGATATGGAACCACACGAGATCCAGCTTTGGAACCACCATGCTTTTTTATTCTATCATCGGGATTTTTGTGTAACAATGCCCGCTTCATTTCTGGCTTTAGAAATTTGTTCTTCTCCATTTTGCTTATTTCCAACGGAGATTCATTTTCATCCCTCTCATGAAGATCAACCTGATCAGCCATGACCACAGAGGTAGCGTTGGACAGGGCCACTTGAACATCCCAATTCTTATGGTTTAATTTTTGCGAAACAACCGAACTCCTTCTCTTGTTACTACTTAAGGCACTCACATTCTTGCTATTGCTAGCAGAAGAACTATCTAGCGGACTGAATCTGCTAACAGGAGCTGATTTCCTTCGCAGATTCGCCATTACTGAACCAGGATTACATGAATTTTGAGAGACCGGGGTATATCTCCGATCATTTGGATTCTCTGAGCCAAAAACACAAACACGGAAAAAAGGTTTAAGAAACAATCATAGACAATCAATGCAACAGATCACAAACAGACAGAGACACTGACAAATCAATGGCTCAGATATACATTCTAGATAACAACAAAAATCATGAATTACGTTAAGATCAAACATCGCAAacactttttgtttttttctttaccTTTCTTTTTTAAGACTCAACAGTAAACAATGCACAATCTGGCTTTCTATTTTTGTAAAGAGATCTAATACTTACTCATCTAGATTCTCAACAGCAAAATCAATGAAGCACTAgattctaaaattaaattaattacctaTAGAAGAAGATTGGGATTTAGGAGGTGGTGAAAATTCATCCGAAACATCAGGGATATGCTTCCAAGCTTCCAACATCTGATTCATAACTTCACGAACTAACTTTACCTAACCAAAAACAACACACATTCTCAATTCACTTTCAAATTACCATAAATAAACACTAAGAACAAAAACAGAGGGTAGAAATTGGAAAACCTTATCAAATCTTCGATTCTCGAAAACTGTCAAACACTCAGACTTGAATTCCGACAAGAAATCCCTCTCCACGTTAGCCAACACCAACAGCGTCTCCGCCGTAGCCTTCCTCACCGCCCAATCGCGGTTGCTCAACAATTCCACCAAACACGAAACTAAACTCTTCAACGAAGCGTGACCGGACGCGCCACCGGCTTCGACGACGCTTCCGATCAGCGTCAACAGCGCTGGCTTCGCCTTAAACACCTCGCGTTTAAGAAGCTTCTGGAACTTCGGCAACAGCTTCGCAAGCCTAGCCGGGTCCGGATCCGGAGCTCCATCGATCGCCGAAGCGAGACAAAGTGCAGCTCCAATCTGCGCGCTCTGATCTTGTTCCGTAAACAGAGCCTCCGATAACGGTTTCAGAAAGGAAGAAAACGGTTGTTTGGTGACGTGGCAAGCCAATGCTGAAACGGAATTCACGCACGCGGATCGGACCGAAGTGTCCGAGTCACGGAGTCGGCGAACGATATTGGCGAGAATTTTCGAGAGGTAAGGAGAAAGAGCGTTTCCGTGTGTTTCAGATAGTAATCCAAAGAGTTGAACGCATTGCTTCCGAACTGGAGATTTGTCGGAGGCGTCGGTGGAGTACATGCAAGAGAGGAACACCGGTACGGTGCTTGCGTCGAGGTTCCGAGCAATTGTGACCAGTTCGTTGGCGGCGAGGGAGTGAGTGTCGCGGTCGGAGAGTTTTGTCAGACATGTGAACAccttttgttttatgttttgcGGTGACGACATCGTGATTGTAACGGTGCCGGCGTTGATAGTTGCGGTGGCGGAGTGGTTATTTTATCGGAGGTGGATCGGGAGGAATATCCGGCAACATCGCCGGTGAGTGGCTGGTTTGGTTATGCGTGGGAATGATACGTGGAACGGTTTTATGAGTAATTGTGTGAAGAGTGAAGATGAAGATGGAAACGGCGTGTCGTTTTTTAGATTATTTGAATTAAAGGGGATAAGTGCCTCTGAACTGCAGTGTCGTTTTGTTGGTCAGTACAGGATTTGGTTTAGTTTGGGGATTACTATCATCTAGAattgttgtcctttttttttaactctacTCAAGAGCTGGTTGGGTTGGTTTTCGTGTTGCTAACTTCTTGCTTCCAATTAGAGGATGAGACATAGATGGGAATTCTGATCTATCCTCATTTTTTGATTATGTAAAAGTAGTTTAAGAGAATAATAAtagaatgtaaaattattttatattaatgaattattataattagatgagaatataaaattatatgcaCTACACTCTCAATATACTACATGTGtacttataatttaaaatttaagttgaaAACTCTTGTACCCAAAAGTTTGTTAATTGGTatcatcatttaattatttaatgatattttatttttcactatttaatttataaataattttgtcttTGACATATCAATTTTTTGCCAAAGTTTAATACTTATAGTTATTACTGCATGTGATGTGATTGGACGCCTTTAGACTTTTTCCCTTGAAAAACAAagcttattttaaaattaaatttaacataatttttttagtgcTAAATTTAACATGagctaattttattttaattactgaattaataaattatgtaaaagaaatattttctatattttgttCGGTG contains:
- the LOC101503994 gene encoding TORTIFOLIA1-like protein 3 encodes the protein MSSPQNIKQKVFTCLTKLSDRDTHSLAANELVTIARNLDASTVPVFLSCMYSTDASDKSPVRKQCVQLFGLLSETHGNALSPYLSKILANIVRRLRDSDTSVRSACVNSVSALACHVTKQPFSSFLKPLSEALFTEQDQSAQIGAALCLASAIDGAPDPDPARLAKLLPKFQKLLKREVFKAKPALLTLIGSVVEAGGASGHASLKSLVSCLVELLSNRDWAVRKATAETLLVLANVERDFLSEFKSECLTVFENRRFDKVKLVREVMNQMLEAWKHIPDVSDEFSPPPKSQSSSIENPNDRRYTPVSQNSCNPGSVMANLRRKSAPVSRFSPLDSSSASNSKNVSALSSNKRRSSVVSQKLNHKNWDVQVALSNATSVVMADQVDLHERDENESPLEISKMEKNKFLKPEMKRALLHKNPDDRIKKHGGSKAGSRVVPYHEESQDSVPDSNVSKDLFKNEKESEELSLIRNQLHQIEKQQSNLLDLLQKFIGSSQNGMQSLETRVHGLELALDEISYDLAVSNGRMTNSDVPRNTCCLLPGAEFLSSKFWRKTQGQYTSSPFSRRRGAPSLAAMHYPAGRNIETRFTSQRLRLNGDFITNPLAEVHTNSRDFA